One Citrobacter amalonaticus genomic window carries:
- a CDS encoding DUF3748 domain-containing protein has protein sequence MKQITFTPRNHQLTNTRTWTADSRWLVFDVRPSGASFTGETIERVNVHTGELEVIYRATQGAHVGVVTVHPQAEKYVFIHGPENPDATWQYDFHHRRGVIAEQGKVTNLDAMDITSPYTPGALRGGSHVHVFSPNGEFVSFTYNDHVMHERDLALDLRNVGVAVPYGPVTVSAQHPREYCGSHWCVLVSQTTPEPTPGSDEISRAYEEGWVGNHALAFIGDTLSESGEKVPELFLVELPQTEASWKMSGEAPLEGTDSTLPAPPRGVTQRRLTFTHARRFPGLATVPRHWVRGNPQATEIAFLMRDEVGIVQLWLISPQGGEPRQLTRHATGIQSAFNWHPSGKWLGCVLDNRIACCDARSGDITFLTQNHGTPPSGDAVVFSPDGQFVAWMEDVDGFRQLWMTETGR, from the coding sequence ATGAAGCAAATCACCTTTACGCCGCGTAATCATCAGCTTACCAATACCCGGACCTGGACGGCGGACAGCCGCTGGCTGGTTTTTGATGTCCGCCCGTCAGGGGCGTCTTTCACCGGTGAAACCATTGAACGGGTAAATGTCCATACCGGTGAGCTGGAGGTGATTTATCGCGCGACGCAGGGGGCGCATGTCGGCGTGGTAACGGTGCATCCGCAGGCGGAGAAATATGTGTTTATTCATGGGCCTGAAAACCCGGATGCGACGTGGCAATATGACTTTCATCATCGTCGCGGCGTGATTGCCGAACAGGGGAAAGTGACGAATCTGGATGCGATGGATATCACGTCACCCTACACGCCGGGCGCACTGCGTGGTGGTAGCCATGTTCATGTTTTCAGCCCGAACGGCGAATTTGTCAGCTTTACCTACAACGATCATGTCATGCATGAACGCGATCTGGCGCTGGACTTACGCAACGTTGGCGTCGCGGTGCCTTATGGGCCGGTGACGGTGTCGGCGCAGCATCCAAGAGAATACTGCGGCAGCCACTGGTGCGTGCTGGTCAGCCAGACAACGCCTGAACCCACGCCGGGCAGCGATGAAATCTCTCGTGCCTACGAAGAGGGCTGGGTGGGAAATCATGCGCTGGCGTTTATCGGCGACACGTTGTCTGAAAGCGGCGAGAAAGTACCGGAGCTGTTTCTGGTCGAACTCCCGCAGACGGAAGCGAGCTGGAAAATGTCCGGTGAGGCACCACTGGAAGGCACGGATTCCACGCTACCCGCACCGCCGCGCGGAGTGACACAGCGCCGCCTGACGTTTACCCATGCACGTCGTTTCCCTGGGCTGGCAACGGTTCCGCGTCACTGGGTGCGCGGTAATCCGCAGGCGACGGAGATTGCGTTCCTGATGCGTGATGAGGTTGGTATCGTGCAACTGTGGCTAATTTCGCCGCAGGGTGGGGAGCCCCGCCAGTTGACCCGTCACGCCACGGGAATTCAGTCCGCGTTTAACTGGCATCCGTCGGGGAAATGGCTGGGATGTGTGCTGGATAACCGCATTGCCTGCTGTGATGCGCGCAGCGGAGACATCACGTTTTTAACGCAGAATCACGGCACCCCGCCTTCTGGGGATGCTGTGGTTTTCTCGCCTGATGGTCAGTTTGTGGCGTGGATGGAAGATGTAGACGGTTTCCGTCAGCTGTGGATGACAGAAACCGGGCGGTAA
- the ibpA gene encoding small heat shock chaperone IbpA, which translates to MRNFDLSPLYRSAIGFDRLFNLLESNQSQSNGGYPPYNVELVDENHYRIAIAVAGFAESELEITAQDNLLVVKGAHADEQKERTYLYQGIAERNFERKFQLAENIHVRGANLVNGLLYIDLERVIPEANKPRRIEIN; encoded by the coding sequence ATGCGTAACTTTGATTTATCCCCGCTGTACCGTTCTGCTATTGGTTTTGACCGCCTGTTTAACCTGCTGGAAAGCAATCAGAGCCAGAGTAATGGCGGCTACCCTCCGTATAACGTTGAGCTGGTAGACGAAAACCATTACCGCATTGCCATCGCCGTTGCCGGGTTCGCAGAGAGCGAGCTGGAAATTACCGCACAGGACAACCTGCTGGTGGTGAAAGGCGCACATGCGGACGAGCAAAAAGAACGGACCTACCTTTACCAGGGTATCGCGGAGCGCAACTTTGAGCGTAAGTTCCAGTTAGCTGAGAACATCCATGTTCGCGGCGCGAATCTGGTCAATGGTCTGCTGTACATCGATCTTGAGCGCGTAATTCCGGAAGCGAACAAACCGCGCCGTATCGAAATCAATTAA
- the ibpB gene encoding small heat shock chaperone IbpB has product MRNYDLSPLLRQWIGFDKLANALQNTGESQSFPPYNIEKSDDNHYRITLALAGFRQEDLDIQLEGTRLTVKGAPQQPEKETKWLHQGLVTQSFSLSFTLAENMEVSGATFTNGLLHIDLTRNVPETVAPQRIAISERPALNS; this is encoded by the coding sequence ATGCGTAACTACGATTTATCCCCGCTGCTGCGTCAATGGATCGGTTTTGACAAACTGGCCAACGCGTTACAAAACACCGGTGAAAGCCAGAGCTTCCCACCCTATAACATTGAAAAAAGTGACGATAACCACTATCGCATTACGCTTGCGTTGGCGGGGTTCCGTCAGGAAGATCTGGATATTCAACTGGAAGGCACCCGCCTGACCGTAAAAGGCGCACCGCAGCAGCCTGAAAAAGAGACCAAATGGTTGCATCAGGGGCTGGTCACCCAGTCGTTCAGCCTGAGTTTTACCCTGGCTGAAAACATGGAGGTTTCCGGCGCGACGTTTACCAACGGGTTGTTGCATATCGATTTGACCCGTAATGTCCCGGAAACAGTCGCTCCGCAACGTATCGCCATCAGCGAACGTCCCGCATTAAATAGCTAA
- a CDS encoding YceK/YidQ family lipoprotein gives MIRNVLLTLMMCSGIVLLSGCSSVMSHTGGKEGTYPGTRASATMIGDDETNWGTKSLAILDMPFTAVMDTILLPWDLFRKDNSVRSRVERSEERTQITNSVIPPAKMSAP, from the coding sequence ATGATAAGAAATGTGTTATTAACGCTGATGATGTGCAGTGGGATAGTTTTACTGAGTGGTTGCTCCAGCGTAATGTCACATACCGGTGGTAAAGAGGGAACTTATCCTGGCACCCGCGCCAGCGCCACGATGATAGGTGACGATGAGACAAACTGGGGTACCAAATCGCTGGCGATACTGGATATGCCCTTTACGGCAGTAATGGACACGATCCTGTTGCCGTGGGATCTGTTCCGTAAAGACAATTCGGTCAGATCGCGTGTCGAAAGAAGCGAGGAGAGAACACAGATAACCAACTCCGTGATCCCTCCAGCAAAAATGTCCGCCCCCTGA